A genomic segment from Juglans regia cultivar Chandler chromosome 14, Walnut 2.0, whole genome shotgun sequence encodes:
- the LOC108996994 gene encoding malonyl CoA-acyl carrier protein transacylase-like, translating to MHSLRLHHHPLILRTPSSSSSSSSRLAALSLSTMATSSSSLTLPSISLQKLPSFNASHSFKSSNSSFWFRNVTLRSARDRNLDRSRVFMSASVGSQAIVDDALFSDYKPSSAFLFPGQGAQVVGMGKEAQNVPAAADLYKNANDLLGFDLLDICVNGPKEKLDSTVISQPAIYVTSLAAVELLRARDGGQQIIDSVDVTCGLSLGEYTALAFAGAFSFEDGLKLVKLRGEAMQEAANAAKSAMVSVIGLDSEKVQQLCDAANQEVDEANKVQIANYLCPGNYAVSGGVKGVEAVEAKAKSFKARMTVRLAVAGAFHTSFMEPAVSRLEAALAATEIRTPKIPVISNVDAQPHADPDTIKKILACQVTSPVQWETTVKTLLTKGLKKSYELGPGKVIAGIVKRMDRSADIENIGA from the exons ATGCACTCTCTTCGACTTCACCATCATCCTCTTATCTTGCGCAcaccctcttcttcttcctcgtcCTCTTCACGTCTTGCTGCTCTTTCGCTCTCCACCATGGctacttcttcttcctccctaACTCTCCCTTCCATTTCTCTCCAGAAGCTTCCTTCTTTCAATGCCTCCCATTCATTCAAGAGCTCCAATTCCTCTTTTTGGTTCAGGAATGTGACTCTTCGGAGTGCTAGAGATCGAAATCTTGACCGATCTAGGGTTTTTATGAGTGCTTCGGTTGGATCCCAGGCCATTGTCGACGATGCCTTGTTCTCGGATTATAAGCCCAGCTCTGCTTTCCTGTTTCCTGGTCAG GGTGCCCAAGTAGTTGGTATGGGAAAGGAAGCACAGAATGTGCCTGCTGCTGCAGACTTGTACAAGAATGCAAATGATCTATTAGG GTTTGACCTTCTGGATATTTGCGTCAATGGACCAAAAGAGAAGCTAGATTCAACTGTTATTAGCCAG CCAGCTATCTATGTCACGAGTCTAGCTGCTGTAGAGTTACTTCGTGCCCGTGATGGAGGTCAGCAGATAATTGATTCTGTTGATGTCACATGCGGTCTTAGCCTGGGAGAATATACAGCTCTGGCATTTGCTGGGGCTTTTAG CTTTGAGGATGGACTCAAGCTGGTCAAATTAAGGGGAGAAGCTATGCAG GAAGCTGCCAATGCTGCTAAAAGTGCCATGGTCAGTGTAATAGGACTGGATTCAGAAAAGGTTCAGCAGTTGTGTGATGCGGCCAATCAAGAAGTCGACGAAGCTAATAAAGTTCAGATTGCAAATTACCTATGTCCT GGAAATTATGCTGTATCTGGAGGTGTGAAAGGAGTGGAAGCAGTAGAAGCCAAAGCAAAATCATTCAAGGCTCGAATGACG GTGCGTCTAGCTGTTGCTGGTGCTTTCCACACCAGTTTTATGGAACCAGCTGTCTCAAGATTGGAAGCTGCATTAGCTGCTACTGAGATCagaactccaaaaataccaGTTATCTCCAATGTTGATGCACAGCCACATGCGGATCCTGACACAATTAAGAAGATACTGGCATGCCAG GTGACTTCACCTGTTCAATGGGAAACAACGGTGAAGACTCTCCTGACCAAGGGGTTGAAGAAGAGTTATGAATTGGGACCTGGAAAG GTTATTGCCGGCATTGTGAAAAGAATGGACAGGAGTGCTGACATTGAGAATATCGGTGCTTGA
- the LOC108996979 gene encoding ATP-dependent RNA helicase dbp-8, which yields MNAISNSSTDVVEDGAHGSDSDTNPDEVPEYYQPISAVDDDDEVSSDEDHASGLHQRLTNGGYHTQSVEAENGIASLEINDDLEEEEEEEKSSEDEEEERMRLGSGSDSDSAVVRAFREDESRRNAPLTPENATRVMEAMRGVSFGGVAPDWVGRVPEAQWIDRLRRLR from the exons ATGAACGCTATTTCTAACTCTTCTACTGATGTTGTTGAAG ACGGCGCTCACGGAAGCGATTCCGACACGAATCCCGACGAGGTCCCGGAATACTATCAGCCTATCTCCGCCGtcgacgacgacgacgaagTCAGCTCAGACGAAGATCACGCCTCTGGTTTACACCAACGCCTCACTAACGGTGGGTACCACACGCAATCCGTGGAAGCAGAGAACGGGATAGCGTCTCTTGAAATAAACGACGAccttgaggaggaggaggaggaggagaagagcaGCGAAGacgaggaggaagagaggatgaggTTGGGTTCGGGTTCGGATTCGGATTCGGCAGTTGTGAGGGCTTTCAGAGAAGACGAGAGTCGAAGGAACGCTCCGCTAACGCCGGAGAATGCGACGCGAGTGATGGAGGCCATGCGTGGGGTTTCGTTCGGTGGAGTGGCTCCTGATTGGGTGGGCCGCGTCCCCGAGGCACAATGGATCGATCGCCTTCGGAGACTCAGATAA